AAAAGTCCGCCCCGGACGCTCCTGCCATTGGCGCGTCCGGGGCGGATGGAATTTTTTGTTTAGCCGTTGTCCTTGCGTTCCAGGTTCACGGTGTAACTGAGCTTGTAGCGGGTGTACGTCCGTTCGAGATGGAGTTTCATGATTTTGCCGGCGGTTTCCGCGTCCTGTCGGAAAATGGCATCGGCCAGTTTCTCGTGCTCGTCGATGATCTGATCGGGCCAGATGTCCTGCGGGCGGCGGGCGATGTCGCCGAGGATCAGCGAGTTCAGCGTGCTCTGCGAGAGCGCGATGACGCTTTCGTAAATTCGCAGCAGCACCATGTTATGAGCGGCCGTGGCGATCAGATTGTGGAAGATGCTGTTCCATTTCGCGCCCTGCAATCCTCGGTCCGGGGGCGCCAGCGCGATGACACGGCGCAGCATGGTCAGCGCCTCGTGAAGATGTTCCAGATCCTGTTCGTTGCGGCGCTGGGCGGCAAAACGCGCGGCAGGGACCTCGACGAGGCTGCGCACTTCCGAGATTTCGTCATAGAGTCCGACCGGCCAGGCCGACTGAAAGTCGTCCAGCGAACGAAAGGCCCCGCTGACGTCGTGGCTTTCCACGAAAATGCCCTGACGTTCGCGAATCTCCAGCACGCCGTAAGCTTCGAGGATGTTCAGACACTCGCGGATATGCAGCCGCGACATGCCGAAATGCTTTTCCAGTTCTCGTTCCGTCGGCAGCTTGCCGCCGCTGACGATCTCTCCGCTCTTGATGGCCTGAAGGATCCGTTTCAGCTGCTCTTCTTTTCTCTTGTTCATGATTTTCCACTCCGCAATGAAATGATGATAACGATCGCTCTAAAATTTTTATGCCGCGACAATCCGCCGTATCCGCTGCCGGCCGCCGAGGGGGAACCGATCCAGGCTGGAAAAGTGAGATGCCGGGCTGCGTGAAAGCGCGCTGTGCCGCCGGCGGAACGTTTTTGTGCCCGCGGGGAGGACTTTCAGGGCGCGGCGGTCACAGCAGGATCGCTCTGTACAGGCCGAAAATGACGAACGGAGCCACGGCCATCTCGATCATCAGCGGCAGGTATCCTTTGTCCAGCGCGGAAACGGAACAGTCCATCTGCTGCAGGGTGAGCGTCTGGCACAGATGCAGGGGCGAAAAGAAATAGCCGTTGAAGCTCCAGGTGTAGATGAAAACGCAGTAGAGCAGCTCTTCCGTCGGCGGCAGGTGCAGGCTCGTCAGCAGCGGCACCAAAACGCCCAGCGGCACGTAGCTGAGCCCCGTGGTGAGGCCGAAGAGCAGCGCCGCGGCCGCGATCACCAACAGCACGCGAAACCCCGACGACTGCACGAACATGGTCTGGAAGGCGGCCATGATGCCGGTCAAATCGCGCACGGTGTTCTGCATGAAATAGATGCCCAGCATCGTCACGAAAGTTTGGCCGCTGAGCCCCTGCCAGAACGCGCGCGCGTAGGCTTTTGCGTCGCGCCGCCCCCAACCGGCCAGAATCAGCGCCAGCGAAGCGAAGGCGCTCAGGTACATGGGCACCTTGAACAGACCGTTGAGCAGCACGATGACGTAGATCGGCGACATGTATTTGAGAATGCTGACAAGCCCGCGGAGCGTATGCCCGCCGCCGGAGCGCGAAGCGACCGGCGCCGAGGCGCCGCGCAGGTAAAGCAGGTAAGACGCGAACTCCATGCCGGCGACAAAAACGACGTTGAGCGCGATCAGCTTGTACAGGCTGACGTGCGGCGCCATGTTGGAGAAAACGATCATCGAGCTGCTCGTCGGCAGCAGGAAGAAGGCGCAGTGACGGAAGGTCAGGTTGAGCGCCGCGCGCTTGAACACGGGCAGCCTGAGGCTGTCGCCCAATTCGTCGACGAAAGGGCTGGAGATGCCCGCGCCGCCGGGCACCGAGACCATGCCGATCGCCGCCGGCAGGATCATGATCACCGCTTTGGCCGACGAAAAAACGTCCTTGAAGGCCTCCACAAGCCGGCCGAGAATGTCGTACTGCTTCATCAGCGCGCTGAGAACGCCGATCTGCAGGATGACGGCGATGGTTTTCATCGTCGGCGGCGAGGTGACGATACTCGTAAAGTTTTCCGCGATACCGCGCAGGGACTGACCGGCGCCGAGTCCCATGATCAGCCCCGTGATCAGCAGCGAGGTGCCGTTCCACAGCTTCCCCTTCGGGAAGAAGACGAGAAAACCGAAGGCCGCGCCCATTGCCAGAAATTCTCTCAGCATGGAGGCCGCTCCTTTCGCGAATGAAATGTGCCGCCGTAAAAGCTCCGCCCCGAGGCAATGTTATCATACCGCGCGCAGAAAAAACTCTTGCGCCGGCGCGGACGAAAAAGCCCGCTTCCGCAAAAAGGAGGCGGGCTCGAGTTTTATCGGGCGTTGAAGACGTACTTGTCCAGGCGCGCCATGGCTTCCTTGACGCGCGACAGCGGCAGCGCCAGGTTGACGCGGATGCTGTACGGGCCGTTGAACATGCGCCCGTCCTGCCAGGACACGCCCACGTCGGAACCGGCCCGGTGCACTTCGTCGATGGTCTTGCCGTGCTTTTTGCACCACTGCTCGCAGTCGATGAAGAGCATGTAGGTGCCCTGCGGTTTGGCCAGATCGACGCCGTCGAAATGCTCTTTGATGTAATCGTAAGCGTAGTTCACGTTTTCCGTCAGCACCTGGCGCAGCTCGTCCACCCACTCGTAGCCCTCGGGCTTGTAGGCGCCGATCAGCGCGTGCATGGAGAGCACGTTCATGCTGTTGTAGTGCGACAGCGACGATTCCTTGTCGATGCGCTCGCGCAGCCAGTCGTTGTAGATGATGTGGTAGCTGCCGATCAGGCCGGCGAGGTTGAAGGTCTTGCTGGGCGCGTAGAGCGCGACGGTGCGGTTTCGCGCGTCGTCGCCGACGCTCTGCGTGGGGATGTGCTTATAACCGTCGAGCGTCAGATCGGACCAGATCTCGTCGGAGATCACGAACACGTCGTGTCTGCGGTAGATCTCCATGGCTTTTTCGATCTCTTCGCGTTCCCAAACGCGGCCGCAGGGATTATGGGGCGAGCAGAAGATGGCGGCGTGGATCTTGTTTTCCACGATCTTCTTTTCCATGTCGGCGTAATCCATGCGCCACACGCCCTGTGCGTCGCGCTTCAGCGGCGAGTGGACGATGCGCCAGCCGTTGTTGTTCAGCGTGTTGGTGAAGCCGATGTAGGTGGGGGAGTGGAGCAGCACGTTGCCGCCCCGCGAACAGATTACGTTCAGCGCGCTGGCCACGCCGCCGAGCACGCCGTTCTCGTAGCCGATGTGCTTCGCTTCGAGCCCGGCGACGCCGTTGCGCTTCGCCTGCCAGTCGATGATGGACTGATAATATTCCTTTTTGGGCGCGAAGTAACCGTAGAGCGGATGTTTCGCGCGCTCGATCATCGCTTCGGGCACGGTGGGCACGGTGGCGAAGTTCATGTCGGCGATCCACATCGGGATCGAGTCGAACCCCGGTTTGGGCGGATTAGGGGCCATGCCGGCTCCGAGGTTGTCTACGGCGAGGGCGTCGCGGCCGTGGCGGTCGATGATGCTCGTGAAATCGTACTTCATGAGAAAACTCCCCTTCCTGCGTTCGATTTCGGCCGCAGCGGCCGAAGCGTGGTTTTATACGGAAACTGATCCATTCTACTCTGCCCTTTCGAAAATCTCAACGTGCCGCCTCAAAAAAAGAGAGGCTCCGCAGAGTCTCTCTTTTTTTGAGGCGCATTACTTGGCGGGCTTTTTGTCGCCGGAGGCGGGCGCCTCGGGCGCGGCGATCTTCACGCCGTAGCGGGCGCGCAGCGCGTCGCGTTCGTCTTGGATGGCCTTGACCTGTTTCTGGCGCAGGAGGTCGGCCTTGATGTCTTCCTTCACCTCGGCGAACGGACGGATCGAGGCGTCGCGGCTGTCGGTGGCCTTGATGACGTGATAGCCGAAATCGGTCTTGACGGGCTTGGCGGTCATCTCGCCCTTTTTCAGGGCGAAGGCGGCCTTTTCGAACTCGGGCACCATCTGTCCCTTGCTGAAATAGCCCAGGTCGCCGCCACGGCTGCGCGTGCCGTCGGCGGAGTTGTTCTTGGCGGCGTCCTCGAACGTGATCTTGCCGGCTTTGATGTCGCGGATCAGATCGGCGGCCTTTTCCTGAGCGGCCTTGCGATCTTTCTCGGGCATGTTCTTGTCGGCGCGGATCAGGATGTGCGAGGCGCGGATCGCCGCGGGGACCTGGAAGATCTCCTTATGCTCGTCGTAATACTTCTGCGCGTCCTTGTCGGTCGCGGGCGTCTTGCCGGCTTCGTCGAGAATCTTCTCCGTGGCCAAAGTGAAGAGCAGGCGCTGTTCGAGGTTGCCCATGGCCTCCTTGTACTTGGCCGTGTTCTGCAGCTTCTGCTCGTGCCCCGAGCGCGAAAAGACCTTGAAGTCAATCAGGTTGTCCAACAGCTGCGCCTGGCCCTGCGGCGAAGCATAGGCCGCGCGCTGCTGCGGGTCGAAGCCGCTCATGGCCTGGTCGAGGTCGGCCTGCGTGATCGTCTCGCCGCCGACGGTGGCCAGCACCTTTTTGCCGGAGTTTTGGTCGGCCGCAAACGCCGAGCCGGCCAGAAGAACCGAGAGCGCCGCCGCGGCGGCAAACAACTTTTTCATCCGAAAAATTCCTCCTTAAAAAAAATCGCTTCCTGTGCGCGAAGCGCACAAAATGTTCGTGCAGCATCGCCTATTATAACCGAATTTATTCACTTGCAAAGGTGTATAAATCTGCTATCCTTTTAACGGATCACGATCGACCCGGCAGGGAGGGATGAGACGCCATGCTTCAGACAGAGACGATCGAATGGAGCCAGTTCAAGGAACGCTTCGCCTTTTTGCTGGCGGAGATGACGCCGGCGCTGCGCGGCATCGACGACGAGACCATCGCGTTCCGTACCGAAGAGTGGTCGGTGCTCCCTCGCTGGGATTCGGGCGAATTCATTTTCGAGTACTACGCCGAAGAGCCGGACACGTTCCATCCCGGCGACGACGAGACGCAGATCGTAGTGACGAACGTTCCCTGGGGGAATCTTTAGGGGGACGCGTATTATAAATTTCAGGGGAGGTCCTTGTATGAAACTTATTGTCAATGCGCGCGTGCTGCCCGTTTCCGCCGCGCCGATCGAGAACGGCGCGGTGCTCGTGGACGGAACGAAGATCGCCGGCGTCGGCGAACACCTCGGCGCTCCCGAAGGCACGGAGATCATCGACGCCCGCGGCCTGACGCTGACGCCCGGCCTGGTCGACGCCCATACCCACATCACCACGTCCGAAGAGATGGAACTGTACGGCATGAGCGACATCAACGAGATGACCAACCCCGTCACGCCCGGGCTGAGCATCCTCGATTCCATCTACGTGCGCGACAAGAACGTGGCCGAATCGCGCGAAAAAGGCGGCGTCACCTGCGTGCAGACTTTGCCCGGCAGCGCCAACGTCATCGGCGGCACCGGCGCCATCATCAAGCTCAAGCAGGCCAGCGTCGTCGAGGAAATGCTCGTCAAATCGCCCTCCTGCATGAAAGCCGCTCTCGGCGAAAACCCGATCCGCGTCTACAAGGACAACGGCCACCGCACGCCCACGACCCGCATGGGCAACGCCTACATCATGCGCAAAACCCTGCAGGACGCCCGCAACTATCTGGAAAAGAAAAAGTGCCGCAAAGACGGCGAAGCCTTCGAGACCAACCTCGACATGGAAGCGCTTTCCCTCGTGCTCGACCGCAAGATCAAGCTCAGCGTCCACAGCCACCGCGCCGACGACATCTGCACCGCCGTGCGCATCGCCGAGGAGTTCGGCCTCGACTTCACCATCGAGCACTGCACCGAAGGTCAGTTCATCGCCCCGTGGCTGGCCGCGCACCACGTCAAGGCCGCCGTCGGCCCCACCTTCGGCGTGCCCGTCAAGCCCGAACTGCGCCATCAGGGCTGGGAGACCCTGCTCGCTCTGCGCGACGCCGGCGTGCACATCTGCATCCTCACCGACCACCCCGTGATCCCGCTTTACGGACAGATCGTCTCCGCCTCGCTGGCCGCCCGCGCCGGACTGACCGAAGCCGAAGCCCTGCGCTGCGTCACGCTGTCCAGCGCCGAGCACCTCGGCATCGAAGATCGCGTCGGCTCCATCGACGCCGGCAAGGACGCCGACCTCGTGCTGTGGAACGGCAACCCGCTCGACACCCGCTGCCACCCCGTCATGACCATGATCGACGGCAAAGTGGAGTACCGCGCGCTGTAAAAATTCAGCCGTAAAAAATGCCGGAGGCTCGCGATCGAGCTTCCGGCATTTTTTATTCCCGTGTCTCGGCGCTAGAGCACGCTGTCGGCGAAGATCTCGAGGCCGATGCCGATCAGGATCGCGCCGCCGAGGATCGTCGCCCGGCCGGACAGCGCCGTGCCGATCCTCTTGCCGATCAGCAGTCCCGCCGCGCAGACCACGAACGTGACGGCGGAGATGATCAGCGAGGCCGCCAGCGCCGCGGCGCAGTCGTAATTGGCGATCGTGAAGCCGACCGAGAGCGCGTCGATCGACGTGGCGATCCCCTGCAAAAACAGCACGGCGGGCGTCAGCCGAAGCGCGGCGCGATCCTCGCGACCGCCGCGCAGCCCTTCGAACACCATCTTGCCGCCGATGCCAAGCAGCAGGATCAGCGCGATCCACGGCACGATCTTCCGGAAGGAACAGAAAACTTCGACGATCGTGCGCACGCAGACCCAGCCCGCCATCGGCATCAGCGCCTGGAAGAACGCGTATACGCCGGCGACGGCGCAGCCGCGGCGCGCTCTCATGCGCGGCTCATTCAGCCCGTTGACCATCGACACCGAAAAGGCATCCATCGACAGCCCCACGCCCAACAGCGCGCAGTTCAGCACAAACATGAAATTCAAATTCACTTCGGCCACCCCATTCCGAATGATCGCCCGTCCCCGCGGAAACGAAAAATCCGGGCATAGCCTCGGCTATACCCGGATGTCGTTTTTCGATCGTCCTCATGTATAGCTTGGCAGTTATACATGAGTCTCGCAGTTTAAAGCACGCCAGACCTTTACGGCCAGCATGTTGACGTGCTGCGCTCCGTCCCGAGCGCGTGCTACTCCCTCACGGAGGTTATTGTGACACCGTCGTCTCGTGTTAGTCAAGACAAACCGTTCTACTTCAAGAAGCCGTTGATGATCTGCTCTTCCGCCTGCTGTTCGCTCAGACCCAGCGTCATCAGCTTGACGATCTGGTCGCCGGCGATCTTGCCGATGGCGGCCTCGTGGACGAGCTGCGCGTCGACGTTGTTGGCTTCCAGCGAGGGCACGGCGAGGATCTTGCCCCGGTCCATGATGATCGAGTCGCATTCGGTGTGCCCGCTGCACGGCGCGTTGCCGACGATGCAGGCGTCGAACTTCTGAAACGACGCGTCGCGCGCCACGGAGCGCGACACCACGTCCGCGCTCGAACCTTCGCCGTTCAGCGCAACTCGGTAACCGCTGACAGCCTGCTGGTCGCCGTGCGTCATCAGGCGCTCGCGCACCACGAGCCGGGCGTCCTTTTTCAGCTCGGCGATCGTCATGCGCTGCGTCGAATCGACGCCCTTGATCTGCACCATCTCCATCTCCATGGAGCTGCCGTCCTCCATGTAAACTTCCGTCTGCGGGTTGAGGATGCGCTTGCCCTCGCCGCTGCCGGAACCGTAGTGCTTTTCCACGTAGCGGACTTTGGCGTTTTTGCCCACGTAAAAGCGGTGCACGCCGTCGTGTTCGGCGTCCTGTCGGCCGCAGTTGTCGATGCCGCAGCCGGCGACGATGAGCACGTCGCTGCCGTCGCCGACGTAAAAGTCGTTGTAGACCGTTTCCTTCAGGCCGCTGGCGCTGACGACGACGGGGATGTGCACGCTCTCGTTCTTCGTGCCCGGAGCGATGCGGATGTCGATCCCCGTGCCGTCGGCCTTGGAGGTGATCTCGATGTGGGCGGTGTTGCTGCGCCCGGCCAGCTGGCCGTTGGCGCGGAAGTTGTACGCTCCCGTCGGGACCTTGTGCAGGTCGGCCACTTCCGCCAGCAGGCGTTTTTGGATCTCGTCCAGCTGCACCATGGTTAAGCCTCCCCCTGTTTCAGCTTGTGGCACACGTCGACGGCCGACTCCGTGCCGACCAGCGCGGGGAAAATTTCCGCGCGCGGCCCCTGCTTCTCGATGCGTCCCTCCGCCAGCACGACGATCTCGTCGGCGATGCTGAGGATGCGTTCCTGATGGGAGATGATGACGATCGAACTGTCCTTGATGTCCTCGCGCATCTTTTTGAAGATGCGGATCAGATTCTGGAAGCTCCACAGGTCGATTCCCGCTTCCGGCTCGTCGAAGACCGAGAGCTTGGCGCGGCGGGCCAGCACCGTGGCGATCTCGATGCGCTTCAGCTCGCCGCCCGAAAGGGAAGCGTTCACCTCGCGGTTGATGTAGTCGCGCGCGCACAGTCCCACTTCGGCCAGATACTCGCAGGCCTCGCTGACGAGAAGTTCTCTGCCGACGGCCAGACGCAGCAGGTCGACGACCTCCAGCCCTTGAAGCGCACCGGCTGCTGAAAGGCGAAGCCGATGCCCATGCGGGCGCGCTCGGTGACGCTTTTATCGGTGACGTCTTCGCCGTCGAGAAAAATGCGGCCGCCCGTGGGCTTTTCGATGCCGGCGATGAGGCGCGCCAGCGTCGATTTGCCGCCGCCGTTCGGGCCGGTGACGACGACGAATTTTCTGTTGTCCACTTTCAGGCTCAGATCGTGGATGATCTCCTTCCGGCCGACGTCCTCGGCGACGCTGAAGGAAATATTTTTCAATTCCAGCATGGCTGGCAACCCCCTTCGTTTTTGTTCCCCCGGATCCGGGGCGAAGGCGCGAAGCCCCTCTCCGTTCCCGTTTTTACTCTATCACATTTTAGGTGAAATGTTCGTTGGCGGGACAACGGAAGATGCTTTTTCCCGCGGGAAAAACGCCGCGGCCATTGTGTCATGACCGCGGCGTGTTAGTCAATAAGAACCGTCGGAATTGACGCGTTCCGCTTTCGGTTGAAATTCTTCAAGGTAAATGCAACGCAACATCCGGTACCCCGTTGCATTAAATCTGAATTAAAAGGAGCTTGCATTTAGGGCTTGTTTAAAAAACATTTCAGCTTGTATTATTTCAATAAAATAACACTGGCAGCGACAAGAACAAAAGCGAAAAACGAAGCGTCAAGTTTGTCATAGCGGGTGAAAATTCTACGGAACCATTTGATTTTCTGAAAGAAACATTCAACCAAGTGTCGTTCCTTGTAAACATGCTCATCTATAAACCACGGTTCGGGATTATCGCTCTTCGGCGGGATAGTGTAACTTCCCTCCCGAGAAGTAATGTACTCTCTGATGGCTTGCGAACCGTAAGCCTTATCGCCGATGACGTTGCTCCCTCTGATTTCCGCTTGCCCGAGCAAGGACACGGCATGGCGGGAATCGTGGTCATTGCCGGGACTGAGCAGGAGCGCCAGCGGATTGCCTAAACCATCTACTATCGCATGAATTTTCGTATTCTTGCCGCCTCTGGACATGCCAATCGCTTGAGCCCCTTTTTTCCCCCTTCCGGGGTTTTCCCTCTCCCGTTGGCACTTTGATGTACTTTGCAGGACGTGGAGTCGATAGAGAGATTTTCCATGTCGGCATCAGCGCTTAGGGCGGCAAAGATCGCCTCGAATATTCCCCGCTGTTTCCACAGCCTGAAACGTGCGTAAACTGCCTGCCATTTGCCGTAACGCTCCGGAAGATCTCTCCATGGCGCTCCACTTCTGGCAAGCCACAGAATCCCATTGATGATCCTGCGGTTATCGTATTTTGCCGGGCGTCCACGTTGACCTGATTTCGGGTGTTCGGGCGGCAGCATTCTCTTGATTCGATTCCACTCGCTGGAGGTCAGTTCATATCTTCTCTCTTCCATGAGAAAAGTTTAAGCGATTGGATCGATTTAGGCAACTTTGACGTTTTTTAAACAAGCCCAGTCTGAATTGATGAAAGACCTTTCTTACGAGACAACAGATCTCGGAAAGGAGTTCATCATCATGAACAAACATTTGACTCTGGCTGAAAGAAAAGCCATTGAAAGCGCCCTCAACCGGCGAGAATCTCTCAGAAGTATTGCCTCAACAGTTCTGAAGTCGCCGAGTACGATCTCCAGAGAGATCAGAAAACATGCAGAGACTGTCTTCAAAGGCTGTTATGGCCGGACAGCAAACTGCTGCCTTCACCGGTATGACTGCTCCGTTACTTCCCTTTGTAACACCTCTCCGAAATGCCGTTCACTGTGTTTCCGGTGCTCAAGATGTAATACGATGTGTCCTGACTTTAAGGAGGAGGTCTGCCCGCAGCTTTCGGTTCCTCCGTATGTCTGTAACGGCTGCCCCAACCGTCACCGCTGCACTTTAAAAAAACGGATCTATTCTGCTAAATCTGCAAATGACTCTTACGAGAAAACTTTGCATGAGGCTCGTGAAGGCTTCAATATCTCCGATGCCGAGCTTGCAGATATTGATTCTTTTTTCTCTCCTCTCATCAAACAGGGGCAGTCTCTCTATCATATTATCCGTAATAATCGAGATACTGTTCCCTGTTCTGAAAGTACCGCCAGACGGCTCCTGCTTTCGGGTATTTTAGAGGCACGGAAAATAGACTTGCCCCGAGCTGTCCGTTTTAAGAAGAGAAAGGGAAAAAGAAATAACATGAAGGTGGATAAAAAATGTCGTGAAGGCCGTACCTACAATGATTTTCTCTCTTTTTCA
This sequence is a window from Pyramidobacter sp. YE332. Protein-coding genes within it:
- a CDS encoding FCD domain-containing protein; this encodes MNKRKEEQLKRILQAIKSGEIVSGGKLPTERELEKHFGMSRLHIRECLNILEAYGVLEIRERQGIFVESHDVSGAFRSLDDFQSAWPVGLYDEISEVRSLVEVPAARFAAQRRNEQDLEHLHEALTMLRRVIALAPPDRGLQGAKWNSIFHNLIATAAHNMVLLRIYESVIALSQSTLNSLILGDIARRPQDIWPDQIIDEHEKLADAIFRQDAETAGKIMKLHLERTYTRYKLSYTVNLERKDNG
- a CDS encoding DUF401 family protein; the encoded protein is MLREFLAMGAAFGFLVFFPKGKLWNGTSLLITGLIMGLGAGQSLRGIAENFTSIVTSPPTMKTIAVILQIGVLSALMKQYDILGRLVEAFKDVFSSAKAVIMILPAAIGMVSVPGGAGISSPFVDELGDSLRLPVFKRAALNLTFRHCAFFLLPTSSSMIVFSNMAPHVSLYKLIALNVVFVAGMEFASYLLYLRGASAPVASRSGGGHTLRGLVSILKYMSPIYVIVLLNGLFKVPMYLSAFASLALILAGWGRRDAKAYARAFWQGLSGQTFVTMLGIYFMQNTVRDLTGIMAAFQTMFVQSSGFRVLLVIAAAALLFGLTTGLSYVPLGVLVPLLTSLHLPPTEELLYCVFIYTWSFNGYFFSPLHLCQTLTLQQMDCSVSALDKGYLPLMIEMAVAPFVIFGLYRAILL
- a CDS encoding aminotransferase class I/II-fold pyridoxal phosphate-dependent enzyme; the encoded protein is MKYDFTSIIDRHGRDALAVDNLGAGMAPNPPKPGFDSIPMWIADMNFATVPTVPEAMIERAKHPLYGYFAPKKEYYQSIIDWQAKRNGVAGLEAKHIGYENGVLGGVASALNVICSRGGNVLLHSPTYIGFTNTLNNNGWRIVHSPLKRDAQGVWRMDYADMEKKIVENKIHAAIFCSPHNPCGRVWEREEIEKAMEIYRRHDVFVISDEIWSDLTLDGYKHIPTQSVGDDARNRTVALYAPSKTFNLAGLIGSYHIIYNDWLRERIDKESSLSHYNSMNVLSMHALIGAYKPEGYEWVDELRQVLTENVNYAYDYIKEHFDGVDLAKPQGTYMLFIDCEQWCKKHGKTIDEVHRAGSDVGVSWQDGRMFNGPYSIRVNLALPLSRVKEAMARLDKYVFNAR
- a CDS encoding peptidylprolyl isomerase, with translation MKKLFAAAAALSVLLAGSAFAADQNSGKKVLATVGGETITQADLDQAMSGFDPQQRAAYASPQGQAQLLDNLIDFKVFSRSGHEQKLQNTAKYKEAMGNLEQRLLFTLATEKILDEAGKTPATDKDAQKYYDEHKEIFQVPAAIRASHILIRADKNMPEKDRKAAQEKAADLIRDIKAGKITFEDAAKNNSADGTRSRGGDLGYFSKGQMVPEFEKAAFALKKGEMTAKPVKTDFGYHVIKATDSRDASIRPFAEVKEDIKADLLRQKQVKAIQDERDALRARYGVKIAAPEAPASGDKKPAK
- a CDS encoding amidohydrolase → MKLIVNARVLPVSAAPIENGAVLVDGTKIAGVGEHLGAPEGTEIIDARGLTLTPGLVDAHTHITTSEEMELYGMSDINEMTNPVTPGLSILDSIYVRDKNVAESREKGGVTCVQTLPGSANVIGGTGAIIKLKQASVVEEMLVKSPSCMKAALGENPIRVYKDNGHRTPTTRMGNAYIMRKTLQDARNYLEKKKCRKDGEAFETNLDMEALSLVLDRKIKLSVHSHRADDICTAVRIAEEFGLDFTIEHCTEGQFIAPWLAAHHVKAAVGPTFGVPVKPELRHQGWETLLALRDAGVHICILTDHPVIPLYGQIVSASLAARAGLTEAEALRCVTLSSAEHLGIEDRVGSIDAGKDADLVLWNGNPLDTRCHPVMTMIDGKVEYRAL
- a CDS encoding manganese efflux pump codes for the protein MNLNFMFVLNCALLGVGLSMDAFSVSMVNGLNEPRMRARRGCAVAGVYAFFQALMPMAGWVCVRTIVEVFCSFRKIVPWIALILLLGIGGKMVFEGLRGGREDRAALRLTPAVLFLQGIATSIDALSVGFTIANYDCAAALAASLIISAVTFVVCAAGLLIGKRIGTALSGRATILGGAILIGIGLEIFADSVL
- a CDS encoding SufD family Fe-S cluster assembly protein is translated as MVQLDEIQKRLLAEVADLHKVPTGAYNFRANGQLAGRSNTAHIEITSKADGTGIDIRIAPGTKNESVHIPVVVSASGLKETVYNDFYVGDGSDVLIVAGCGIDNCGRQDAEHDGVHRFYVGKNAKVRYVEKHYGSGSGEGKRILNPQTEVYMEDGSSMEMEMVQIKGVDSTQRMTIAELKKDARLVVRERLMTHGDQQAVSGYRVALNGEGSSADVVSRSVARDASFQKFDACIVGNAPCSGHTECDSIIMDRGKILAVPSLEANNVDAQLVHEAAIGKIAGDQIVKLMTLGLSEQQAEEQIINGFLK
- a CDS encoding ATP-binding cassette domain-containing protein, producing the protein MGLCARDYINREVNASLSGGELKRIEIATVLARRAKLSVFDEPEAGIDLWSFQNLIRIFKKMREDIKDSSIVIISHQERILSIADEIVVLAEGRIEKQGPRAEIFPALVGTESAVDVCHKLKQGEA
- a CDS encoding ATP-binding cassette domain-containing protein, translating into MLELKNISFSVAEDVGRKEIIHDLSLKVDNRKFVVVTGPNGGGKSTLARLIAGIEKPTGGRIFLDGEDVTDKSVTERARMGIGFAFQQPVRFKGWRSSTCCVWPSAENFSSARPASIWPKWDCARATTSTAR
- a CDS encoding IS5 family transposase (programmed frameshift), with amino-acid sequence MEERRYELTSSEWNRIKRMLPPEHPKSGQRGRPAKYDNRRIINGILWLARSGAPWRDLPERYGKWQAVYARFRLWKQRGIFEAIFAALSADADMENLSIDSTSCKVHQSANGRGKTPEGGKKGQAIGMSRGGKNTKIHAIVDGLGNPLALLLSPGNDHDSRHAVSLLGQAEIRGSNVIGDKAYGSQAIREYITSREGSYTIPPKSDNPEPWFIDEHVYKERHLVECFFQKIKWFRRIFTRYDKLDASFFAFVLVAASVILLK